The Microbacterium horticulturae genome has a window encoding:
- the paaA gene encoding 1,2-phenylacetyl-CoA epoxidase subunit PaaA: MTTVTSTDDEQRAFDALIDADARIEPRDGMPDDYRKTLIRQMSQHAHSEIIGMQPEGNWITRAPSLQRKAILMAKVQDEAGHGLYLYSATQTLGITRDEMTEQLIEGRAKYSSIFNYPTPTWADMGAIGWLVDGAAIVNQVPLCRCSYGPYARAMVRICKEESFHQRQGFEILLTLMQGTDAQKQMAQDAVDRWYWPSLMMFGPPDDESPNSARSMAWKIKRFSNDELRQRFVGMLVPQAEVLGVTLPDPNLRWNDDTQQYDMSPIDWDEFMAVLKGHGPMNAVRIQTRRDAHEGGAWVREAAAEYARKQQQKEQAA; this comes from the coding sequence ATGACCACGGTGACAAGCACCGATGACGAACAGCGCGCGTTCGATGCACTGATCGACGCGGACGCGCGCATCGAGCCGCGCGACGGGATGCCCGACGACTACCGAAAGACGCTGATCCGGCAGATGTCGCAGCACGCGCACTCCGAGATCATCGGCATGCAGCCCGAGGGCAACTGGATCACGCGCGCTCCGAGCCTGCAGCGCAAGGCGATCCTGATGGCGAAGGTGCAGGATGAGGCGGGCCACGGCCTCTACCTGTACTCGGCGACGCAGACGCTCGGGATCACCCGCGACGAGATGACCGAGCAGCTCATCGAAGGGCGTGCGAAATACTCCTCGATCTTCAATTACCCGACCCCGACCTGGGCAGACATGGGCGCGATCGGCTGGCTCGTCGACGGCGCCGCGATCGTCAACCAGGTGCCGCTGTGTCGCTGCTCGTACGGCCCCTACGCCCGTGCGATGGTGCGCATCTGCAAGGAGGAGTCGTTCCACCAGCGTCAGGGGTTCGAGATCCTGCTCACGCTCATGCAGGGCACCGACGCGCAGAAGCAGATGGCGCAGGACGCCGTGGACCGCTGGTACTGGCCGAGCCTCATGATGTTCGGCCCGCCCGACGACGAGTCGCCCAACTCCGCGCGCTCGATGGCCTGGAAGATCAAGCGCTTCTCGAACGACGAGCTGCGCCAGCGCTTCGTCGGCATGCTCGTGCCGCAGGCCGAGGTGCTCGGCGTCACACTGCCCGATCCGAACCTGCGCTGGAACGACGACACGCAGCAGTACGACATGAGCCCGATCGACTGGGACGAGTTCATGGCCGTGTTGAAGGGCCACGGCCCGATGAATGCCGTGCGCATCCAGACCCGCCGTGACGCGCATGAAGGCGGCGCCTGGGTCCGCGAAGCCGCCGCCGAATACGCCCGCAAGCAGCAGCAGAAGGAGCAGGCCGCATGA
- the paaB gene encoding 1,2-phenylacetyl-CoA epoxidase subunit PaaB translates to MTEETWPLWEVFVRAGRGLSHVHVGSLHAPDADMAVRNARDLYTRRGEGVSIWVVPSDAITASDPDAKGAFFESPAGKNFRHATYYTASEGVPHL, encoded by the coding sequence ATGACCGAAGAGACCTGGCCTCTCTGGGAGGTGTTCGTCCGCGCCGGTCGGGGACTGAGTCACGTGCACGTCGGCTCGCTGCACGCGCCCGACGCAGACATGGCCGTGCGCAACGCGCGCGACCTGTACACCCGGCGCGGCGAAGGCGTATCGATCTGGGTCGTGCCCTCCGACGCGATCACCGCCAGCGACCCCGACGCCAAGGGTGCGTTCTTCGAGAGCCCGGCCGGCAAGAACTTCCGCCATGCGACCTACTACACCGCCAGCGAGGGGGTGCCGCACCTGTGA
- the paaK gene encoding phenylacetate--CoA ligase PaaK, with translation MPVDDLDPEERLSRAELEELQLQRLQWTVHHAYENVPLYRQKFDAAGVAPGDVRSLDDVRKLPFTTKADLRDTYPFGMFAVPMSQVRRIHASSGTTGRPTVVGYTQGDLDRWAQLVARSLRASGVKPGMKVHNAYGYGLFTGGLGLHDGAALLGAAVIPVSGGQTARQVQLIHDFEPEVITCTPSYLLTIADAMEQAGIDPRSTSLRIGVLGAEPWTNELRGEIERRLGIDAVDIYGLSEVMGPGVANECVETKDGPHVWEDHFLPEVIDAESGEPVADGEAGELVFTSLTKEAFPVIRYRTRDLTRLLPGTARPSMRRIQKITGRDDDMIILRGVNLFPTQIEELVLGIEALTPHFVLELSKHGALDAMTVRIERDPALSVEVCEAATEVLRRRVKAHLGTSVEVRLEEPGTLPRSEGKYKRVYDLR, from the coding sequence ATGCCGGTGGATGACCTCGACCCCGAAGAGCGGCTGTCGCGCGCCGAGCTGGAAGAGCTGCAGCTGCAGCGCCTGCAGTGGACGGTGCATCACGCGTACGAGAACGTGCCGTTGTATCGGCAGAAGTTCGACGCTGCGGGCGTGGCGCCGGGCGACGTGCGGTCGCTCGATGACGTGCGGAAGCTGCCGTTCACGACGAAGGCCGATCTGCGTGACACGTATCCGTTCGGCATGTTCGCGGTGCCGATGTCGCAGGTGCGGCGCATCCATGCGTCGTCGGGGACGACCGGCCGGCCCACGGTCGTCGGCTACACACAGGGTGATCTGGATCGGTGGGCGCAGCTGGTGGCGCGGTCGTTGCGGGCATCGGGCGTGAAGCCCGGGATGAAGGTGCACAACGCGTATGGCTATGGCCTGTTCACGGGCGGTCTCGGGCTGCACGACGGGGCGGCGCTGCTGGGGGCGGCGGTGATTCCGGTGTCGGGCGGGCAGACGGCCCGGCAGGTGCAGCTGATCCACGACTTCGAGCCGGAGGTCATCACCTGCACGCCGAGCTATCTGCTGACGATCGCGGATGCGATGGAGCAGGCCGGCATCGATCCCCGGTCGACGTCGTTGAGGATCGGCGTGCTCGGTGCGGAGCCGTGGACGAACGAGCTGCGCGGTGAGATCGAGCGGCGGTTGGGCATCGATGCCGTGGACATCTACGGGCTCAGCGAGGTGATGGGTCCGGGGGTGGCGAACGAGTGCGTCGAGACCAAGGACGGTCCGCATGTGTGGGAGGACCACTTCTTACCGGAGGTGATCGATGCCGAGTCGGGTGAGCCGGTGGCCGACGGCGAGGCGGGCGAGCTGGTGTTCACCTCGCTGACGAAAGAGGCGTTCCCGGTGATCCGGTATCGCACGCGTGATCTGACGCGTCTGCTGCCGGGTACCGCGCGTCCGTCGATGCGGCGCATCCAGAAGATCACCGGACGCGATGACGACATGATCATTCTGCGCGGGGTGAATCTGTTTCCGACCCAGATCGAGGAGCTCGTGCTGGGCATCGAGGCGCTCACGCCGCACTTCGTGTTGGAGCTGTCGAAGCACGGGGCGCTGGACGCGATGACGGTGCGGATCGAAAGGGATCCGGCGCTGTCTGTCGAGGTCTGCGAGGCGGCGACCGAGGTGTTGCGGCGGCGCGTGAAGGCGCATCTGGGCACGAGCGTCGAGGTGCGGCTGGAAGAGCCCGGCACCCTGCCGCGCAGTGAGGGCAAGTACAAGCGCGTGTACGACCTGCGATGA
- a CDS encoding HNH endonuclease signature motif containing protein produces the protein MEEEPVSGLEQAPDAGRLAWLADASNVDLPAVDALVEGLTQVQKQVAALQALEASMLSAAVDVVAETMAARGIDDDQQLPWRELSSEIAAALRVSDRTMQTRMGDAAALVQDFPAVHEALRGGRIDRVRARTIVDVGSSLPAGSVRAAFEAESLSRAENLTAGRLGAACRSIADRLDPDSIDERHARAKRRRRIGITDLDDGMARLFADLPAALARAIFDRITQMAKTVQHGVGESVDAGSNASGESGADTEADTDSPDTDGGDHGTAPGDERSLDQIRADVLSDMLLTSVPTGHGPADVFEKIAAHVQVIVPAKLLDPSIDTTGAATSGDGDILADPHIPDAFRRVPIPTQPNTVASATLVGSGPVDTATARSLASAVRNWDRMFTSPYSGGVLCVDRHDPNKHLKRLLGARDEHCRFPGCRQPVWRCEIDHTDRYRDGGPTCRCNLEHLCKGHHILKHHTRWKVRQLADGVLEWTSPTGRVYVDIPAPMVRFTDTTPDPPDPPPF, from the coding sequence ATGGAAGAAGAGCCGGTAAGCGGCCTCGAGCAGGCACCCGATGCCGGGCGCCTTGCCTGGCTCGCCGACGCGTCGAACGTCGATCTTCCCGCAGTCGACGCCCTCGTCGAGGGGCTCACCCAGGTGCAGAAGCAGGTCGCGGCGCTGCAGGCGCTCGAGGCATCGATGCTCTCGGCCGCGGTCGACGTGGTCGCGGAGACGATGGCCGCCCGCGGAATCGACGATGACCAGCAGTTGCCGTGGCGTGAACTGTCATCCGAGATCGCCGCCGCGCTGCGCGTGTCCGATCGCACGATGCAGACGCGGATGGGCGATGCCGCCGCCCTCGTGCAAGACTTTCCCGCGGTACACGAGGCGCTGCGCGGAGGACGGATCGATCGCGTCCGTGCACGCACCATCGTCGATGTCGGCAGCTCTCTCCCGGCCGGTTCGGTGCGCGCGGCCTTCGAGGCCGAGTCGCTGAGTCGGGCAGAGAACCTCACTGCCGGTCGGCTCGGCGCCGCATGCCGGTCGATCGCCGACCGACTCGACCCCGACTCGATCGACGAGCGGCACGCGCGCGCGAAGCGCCGCCGCCGCATCGGCATCACCGACCTCGATGACGGCATGGCCCGGTTGTTCGCCGATCTTCCGGCCGCGCTCGCGCGCGCGATCTTCGACCGGATCACGCAGATGGCCAAGACCGTGCAACACGGTGTGGGCGAAAGCGTGGATGCCGGATCCAATGCCTCCGGCGAGTCTGGCGCCGACACAGAGGCCGACACCGACTCCCCCGACACCGATGGCGGCGATCACGGCACAGCGCCGGGTGATGAACGTTCGCTCGACCAGATCCGGGCCGACGTGCTCAGCGACATGCTGCTCACGTCGGTGCCCACGGGGCATGGACCCGCCGATGTCTTCGAGAAGATCGCCGCGCACGTGCAGGTGATCGTTCCCGCCAAACTCCTCGACCCCTCGATCGACACCACCGGCGCGGCCACGAGCGGAGACGGCGACATCCTCGCCGATCCGCACATCCCCGACGCATTCCGGCGTGTTCCCATCCCCACCCAGCCCAACACCGTCGCCTCGGCGACGCTGGTCGGCTCCGGGCCCGTCGACACCGCCACCGCACGCTCACTTGCCAGTGCCGTCCGCAATTGGGATCGAATGTTCACCAGTCCTTACTCCGGCGGCGTGCTGTGTGTGGATCGACACGATCCGAACAAACACCTCAAGCGCCTTCTGGGCGCTCGCGACGAGCATTGCCGCTTCCCCGGCTGCCGTCAGCCGGTCTGGCGCTGCGAGATCGACCACACCGACCGATATCGCGACGGCGGACCGACCTGCCGATGCAACCTCGAGCACCTGTGCAAAGGCCACCACATCCTCAAACACCACACTCGTTGGAAGGTGCGGCAGCTCGCCGATGGCGTGCTCGAGTGGACGAGCCCGACAGGGCGCGTGTACGTCGACATCCCCGCGCCGATGGTGCGCTTCACCGACACGACCCCTGATCCACCCGACCCGCCGCCGTTCTGA
- the paaE gene encoding 1,2-phenylacetyl-CoA epoxidase subunit PaaE: protein MTDATAAERVADAFLTSAVGGPRRRAARFHTLTVAGVRPLTDDAIEVTFAVPDELRADYEYLAGQHVALRARLDGQELRRSYSLCRPPDGGALSVAIKRDIGGRFSTWAQTELHPGDTLDVMSPQGSFTTRLDDLDGRHLVGIAAGSGITPLMALATAVLSRSATSRFTLVYTNRSRSDVMFLEDLADLKDRYPSRLALHHVLSREQRAAPLLSGRIDEPKLRTMLDVLVRPDTVDEWFLCGPFALVQLCGDVLTDVGVDRAHIRHELFTTGEPGEATPTGPRPVEPARPDEHVRTVRFTLEGQSASVDSPDSAHETILNAALRVRPDVPFACAGGVCGTCRARLLEGDVRMTENYALEPEELERGYILTCQSHPTTDTVVVDYDV, encoded by the coding sequence ATGACGGATGCCACGGCCGCCGAACGCGTCGCCGACGCGTTCCTCACGTCCGCCGTCGGCGGCCCGCGCCGGCGCGCCGCGCGCTTCCACACGCTCACGGTCGCCGGCGTCCGCCCGCTCACCGACGATGCGATCGAGGTCACATTCGCCGTGCCCGACGAGTTGCGCGCCGACTACGAATACCTGGCCGGGCAGCACGTCGCCCTGCGCGCCCGGCTCGACGGACAAGAACTGCGCCGCTCGTACTCGCTGTGCCGACCTCCCGACGGCGGCGCGCTCAGCGTCGCGATCAAGCGCGACATCGGCGGACGGTTCTCGACCTGGGCGCAGACCGAGCTGCACCCCGGCGACACACTCGACGTCATGAGCCCGCAGGGCAGCTTCACCACGCGCCTCGACGACCTCGACGGCCGCCACCTCGTCGGCATCGCCGCCGGCAGCGGCATCACCCCGCTGATGGCCCTGGCCACCGCGGTGCTGTCGCGCTCGGCGACCTCGCGCTTCACCCTCGTCTACACGAACCGGTCGCGCAGCGACGTGATGTTCCTCGAGGACCTCGCCGATCTGAAGGATCGCTACCCGTCGCGGCTCGCTCTGCACCACGTGCTCTCGCGCGAGCAGCGTGCGGCGCCCCTGCTGTCGGGCCGCATCGACGAGCCGAAGCTGCGCACGATGCTCGACGTGCTCGTCCGTCCCGACACGGTCGACGAGTGGTTCCTGTGCGGACCGTTCGCGCTCGTGCAGCTGTGCGGCGACGTGCTCACCGACGTCGGCGTCGATCGCGCGCACATCCGCCACGAGCTGTTCACCACCGGCGAGCCGGGCGAAGCCACGCCGACCGGGCCGCGGCCGGTCGAGCCGGCACGCCCCGACGAGCACGTGCGCACCGTGCGCTTCACACTCGAGGGGCAGAGCGCGAGCGTCGACAGCCCCGACAGTGCGCACGAGACGATCCTCAACGCCGCCTTGCGCGTGCGGCCCGACGTGCCGTTCGCATGCGCCGGGGGAGTGTGCGGCACTTGCCGCGCGCGCCTGCTGGAGGGCGATGTGCGCATGACCGAGAACTACGCGCTCGAACCCGAAGAGCTCGAGCGCGGCTATATCCTGACCTGCCAATCCCATCCGACCACCGACACAGTCGTCGTCGACTACGACGTGTGA
- a CDS encoding TetR/AcrR family transcriptional regulator: MTSTRAEPMAPEDRRSMIAEQAVPLFLEHGAGLTTRQLAEELGIAEGTIFRAFGDKEALKRAAVETFFAQSRARMEEGMVDPSLPLEEKIVALVRGTRMWMRNMMRMLSLVDREEIPSFFKGPRDDAYRTGVAAIFAPNADELTIPPDRLGPIVRIAGMAANAAGLANDAGLSDDELVHFILYGIAGRPRGED, from the coding sequence GTGACATCCACCCGTGCCGAACCGATGGCGCCCGAAGACCGGCGGTCCATGATCGCCGAGCAGGCGGTACCGCTGTTCCTCGAACACGGCGCGGGGCTGACCACCCGGCAACTGGCCGAAGAGCTCGGCATCGCCGAGGGCACGATCTTCCGGGCCTTCGGCGACAAAGAAGCGCTCAAGCGCGCCGCCGTCGAGACGTTCTTCGCGCAGTCGCGTGCGCGGATGGAGGAGGGGATGGTCGATCCTTCGCTTCCGCTGGAAGAGAAGATCGTCGCCCTCGTGCGCGGCACCCGCATGTGGATGCGGAACATGATGCGGATGCTCTCGCTCGTGGACCGCGAAGAGATTCCCTCCTTCTTCAAAGGTCCGCGCGACGACGCCTACCGCACCGGGGTGGCGGCGATCTTCGCACCGAATGCCGACGAGCTGACCATCCCGCCCGACCGGCTCGGACCCATCGTGCGCATCGCGGGCATGGCGGCCAACGCCGCCGGGCTCGCCAACGACGCCGGACTGTCCGACGACGAGCTCGTCCACTTCATCCTGTACGGCATCGCGGGCCGACCCCGCGGAGAGGACTAG
- the paaC gene encoding 1,2-phenylacetyl-CoA epoxidase subunit PaaC encodes MTDARSHAVRAVHISVDEVELAAELAGDEGRTATPDIAEYALWLGDDALILAQQVGAWIAHAPELEEDVALANIALDLLGHARSLLRYAGTADGRSEDDLAYFRDEPDFRSAWLFEQPNGDFAHTIGRQLAASTYLSVLYERLQHSGDPVLAAVAGKAVKEVAYHRDHAVQWTLRLAGGTDESRRRMITAIDDIWPYVDELFRDEPLIDRLGDAVVRPSTLRAPFDVAVAPVLAEAELEVPTRFTASGGGRRGEHFPTLGYLLAEMQVLARAHPGATW; translated from the coding sequence GTGACCGACGCCCGCTCGCACGCCGTCCGCGCCGTGCACATCTCCGTCGACGAGGTCGAGCTCGCCGCCGAACTCGCCGGCGACGAGGGCCGCACCGCGACGCCCGACATCGCCGAATACGCGCTCTGGCTCGGCGATGACGCCCTGATCCTCGCCCAGCAGGTCGGCGCCTGGATCGCCCACGCGCCCGAACTCGAAGAAGACGTCGCGCTCGCCAACATCGCCCTCGATCTGCTCGGCCACGCGCGCAGCCTGCTGCGCTACGCCGGCACCGCCGACGGGCGCAGCGAAGACGACCTCGCGTACTTCCGCGATGAGCCCGACTTCCGTAGCGCATGGCTGTTCGAGCAGCCCAACGGCGACTTCGCGCACACTATCGGGCGCCAGCTCGCGGCATCCACGTATCTGTCCGTGCTGTACGAGCGACTGCAGCACTCGGGCGATCCGGTACTGGCCGCGGTCGCCGGCAAGGCCGTCAAGGAGGTCGCCTACCATCGGGATCACGCCGTGCAGTGGACGCTGCGGCTGGCCGGCGGCACCGACGAATCGCGCCGCCGCATGATCACGGCCATCGACGACATCTGGCCGTACGTCGATGAGCTGTTCCGCGACGAGCCGCTGATCGACAGGCTGGGGGATGCCGTGGTGCGGCCCTCGACGCTGCGGGCGCCGTTCGACGTGGCCGTCGCACCGGTGCTGGCCGAAGCCGAGCTCGAGGTGCCCACCCGCTTCACCGCGTCGGGCGGCGGGCGGAGGGGGGAGCACTTTCCGACGCTCGGGTATCTGCTCGCCGAGATGCAGGTGCTCGCCCGCGCACATCCGGGGGCGACATGGTGA
- a CDS encoding enoyl-CoA hydratase/isomerase family protein — translation MIDLSYADDVAEIVLNAPGKRNALDETALHELSLAYADAEQAGVRAVLLRGEGPAFCAGRDISGVDPASDDVPGYLDGLLAPLMRRIAMFPAPTFAAAQGACLGVGLGLLIATDVVYVADTAKIGSPFAALGALLDSGGHALFTARLGAHRTLDLVYTGRLMSGEEAVNAGLFSRVFPADEVRDAASTAARTAAQGPTAAFVASKRLVARVRDERLSLWETLDAEAAGQTALSHTADYREGFAAFHQKRPPVFRGC, via the coding sequence GTGATCGACCTGAGCTACGCCGACGACGTCGCCGAGATAGTGCTGAACGCACCGGGCAAACGCAACGCGCTCGACGAGACCGCGCTGCACGAGCTGTCGCTCGCCTACGCCGACGCCGAGCAAGCGGGGGTGCGCGCCGTGCTGCTGCGCGGTGAGGGCCCCGCGTTCTGTGCGGGCCGCGACATCTCCGGCGTCGACCCGGCAAGCGACGACGTGCCCGGGTACCTCGACGGGCTGCTCGCTCCGCTCATGCGCCGTATAGCGATGTTCCCGGCGCCGACGTTCGCCGCCGCTCAGGGCGCGTGCCTGGGCGTGGGGCTCGGGCTGCTCATCGCCACCGACGTCGTCTACGTCGCCGACACCGCGAAGATCGGCTCGCCCTTCGCTGCTCTCGGTGCCCTGCTCGACTCCGGCGGCCACGCGCTGTTCACCGCGCGGCTCGGCGCCCATCGCACGCTCGACCTCGTCTACACCGGTCGGCTGATGTCGGGGGAGGAGGCAGTGAACGCCGGGCTGTTCTCGCGCGTGTTCCCGGCGGACGAGGTGCGGGATGCCGCATCCACCGCCGCCCGGACGGCAGCGCAGGGCCCGACCGCCGCGTTCGTCGCCAGCAAGCGACTCGTCGCCCGCGTGCGCGACGAGCGGCTGAGCCTGTGGGAGACCCTCGACGCCGAGGCGGCCGGGCAGACGGCGTTGTCGCACACCGCTGACTATCGTGAGGGGTTCGCGGCGTTCCACCAGAAGCGGCCGCCCGTCTTCCGCGGCTGCTGA
- the paaD gene encoding 1,2-phenylacetyl-CoA epoxidase subunit PaaD, whose product MVMRAVLPTRAEALEAVLGPAPVVVPADGTDLERARAAASTVCDPELPVLSIADLGVLRDVRIDEDVVTVVVTPTYSGCPMMQVIERDIARAVRAAGFADVHVRTELSPAWTTDWISAEGRRRLEEFGIAPPTGTRPLGPIQGGLHVRCPHCRSLNTREISHYGSTACKALYACRSCGEPFDFFKDH is encoded by the coding sequence ATGGTGATGCGCGCCGTCCTGCCCACCCGTGCCGAAGCGCTCGAGGCCGTGCTCGGTCCCGCGCCCGTCGTCGTGCCCGCCGACGGCACGGACCTCGAACGCGCGCGGGCCGCGGCATCCACCGTCTGCGATCCCGAGCTGCCGGTGCTCTCGATCGCCGACCTCGGCGTGCTGCGAGACGTGCGCATCGACGAGGACGTCGTGACCGTCGTCGTGACCCCGACGTACTCGGGCTGCCCCATGATGCAGGTCATCGAGCGCGACATCGCACGCGCGGTGCGTGCCGCGGGGTTCGCCGACGTGCACGTGCGCACCGAGCTGTCGCCGGCCTGGACCACCGACTGGATCAGCGCCGAGGGGCGCCGACGGCTCGAGGAGTTCGGCATCGCCCCGCCCACGGGCACCCGGCCGCTCGGGCCGATTCAGGGCGGCCTGCACGTGCGCTGCCCGCACTGCCGCTCGCTGAACACCCGCGAGATCTCGCACTACGGCTCGACCGCGTGCAAGGCGCTGTACGCGTGCCGGTCCTGCGGTGAGCCGTTCGACTTCTTCAAGGACCATTGA
- the paaI gene encoding hydroxyphenylacetyl-CoA thioesterase PaaI, producing MIRNDRAAAALGLRVVSDEPGKAVVSMRVRDDMLNGFAITHGGFVFALADTAFAMACNEDERVTVAAGADITFFKSTVEGQTLTATAVRRAVSGRNGLYDVTVSDETGDVVAEFRGRSLTTNRLFDAKEDAGG from the coding sequence ATGATCAGGAACGATCGCGCCGCTGCAGCTCTCGGTCTGCGCGTCGTGTCCGATGAGCCGGGCAAGGCTGTCGTGTCGATGCGGGTGCGCGATGACATGCTCAACGGATTCGCGATCACGCATGGTGGGTTCGTGTTCGCGCTGGCCGACACGGCGTTCGCGATGGCATGCAACGAGGACGAGCGCGTGACGGTGGCGGCGGGTGCAGACATCACGTTCTTCAAGTCGACCGTCGAGGGGCAGACGCTGACGGCGACGGCGGTGCGGCGGGCGGTGAGCGGGCGCAACGGCCTGTACGACGTGACGGTGAGCGATGAGACGGGCGACGTCGTCGCGGAGTTTCGCGGGCGGTCGCTGACGACGAACCGGCTGTTCGATGCGAAGGAGGATGCCGGTGGATGA
- a CDS encoding tyrosine-protein phosphatase, with translation MHRELSWHGGRNIRDLGGLPTVDGATTIPNRLARGARRELLTEQGWRDAASWGLRSIVDLRTDAEVGARDGDPAARTPEHVTITLAPTEDQQNTEFIETCFPILDSPEYWAHNVRILPHLVRATLEAIAGAEPGILFHCSAGRDRTGLISTLLLANAGVTAGGIVADYSLAVRAMAGSAAHGGPTHDRQARWTGDETDAFLAEVTPHVVAFAEDVDGIMDRLEIELVTRAALRALLTE, from the coding sequence ATGCACAGGGAACTGAGCTGGCACGGCGGCCGCAACATCCGGGACCTCGGTGGCCTGCCCACGGTCGACGGCGCGACGACGATCCCGAATCGCCTCGCCCGCGGGGCCCGCCGCGAGCTGCTCACCGAGCAGGGGTGGCGGGATGCCGCATCCTGGGGTCTGCGGTCGATCGTCGACCTGCGCACCGACGCCGAGGTCGGCGCCCGCGACGGAGACCCCGCCGCAAGAACACCAGAGCATGTCACGATCACGCTCGCGCCGACCGAAGACCAGCAGAACACCGAGTTCATCGAGACCTGCTTCCCGATCTTGGACTCGCCCGAGTACTGGGCGCACAATGTGCGCATCCTCCCGCATCTCGTGCGTGCGACCCTCGAGGCGATCGCGGGCGCCGAGCCCGGCATCCTCTTCCACTGCAGCGCCGGCCGCGACCGCACCGGCCTGATCTCGACGCTTCTGCTCGCGAACGCCGGTGTGACCGCCGGCGGGATCGTCGCCGACTACTCGCTCGCGGTGCGGGCCATGGCGGGCTCCGCCGCTCACGGCGGACCGACGCACGATCGGCAGGCGAGGTGGACGGGTGACGAGACCGATGCGTTCCTCGCCGAGGTCACCCCGCACGTCGTCGCGTTCGCCGAGGATGTCGACGGCATCATGGACCGCCTCGAGATCGAGCTGGTCACGCGGGCGGCGCTGCGCGCGCTGCTCACCGAGTGA